The Actinomycetota bacterium genomic interval CGGGCGTCACCGCCTCGAGGCGGTCGTCTCAGCCGATCTGGCAGACATAGTTGTCATCGCGGATCCTTCGGCCGAGAGCGCGCAGGCGGCGCGCGACGCCGCGCCAGGTGCTGCGGTCGTCGATTCATTCGAAGAGGTGCTCGATCACCAGGACCTCGACGGAATCGTGCTCGCCACCCCCAGTGCTCTCCACGCATCGCAGTCGATCTCTTGCCTCGAGCGCGGCCTCGCCGTGTTCTGCCAGAAGCCTCTCGCACTAACCGCGCCGGAGACCAAGAGCGTGCTGGAGGCCGCCGCGGCCGCGGATCGGCTCCTCGCGGTCGACCTCTCCTATCGCTGGACCGATGCGCTTCAGAAGATGCGTTCCCTGATCGGGGCCGGCGAGATCGGTCGTGTGTTCGCGGCCGAGCTCACCTTCCACAACGCGTACGGGCCGGACAAGCCGTGGTTCCTGGATCCGCGGCTGTCCGGCGGAGGGTGTGCGATCGATCTGGGCACTCACCTGATCGATGCCGCACTGTGGGCGCTGGAATGGCCGCAGGTCGCCGCAGTGTCGTCGCGTTTGCTGCGCCGAGCTAGGCGCGTCACATCCGGCGAGGAGGTCGAGGACTACGCCACCGCGGAGTTGGAGCTCGCGGATGACGTGCGCGTTCGGCTCGCATGTTCGTGGTTCCTGCACGCAGGGCGGGACGCGCAGATCGAGATCAGCTTCTACGGCGAGGACGGGTCCGTGTCGCTTCACAACGTCGGCGGGTCCTTCTACGACTTCAAAGCCGAGCTCTGGAGGGGCACAACCACCTCCGTGATCAGCGAGCCCCCGGACGCGTGGGGTGGGCGGGCGGCGGTCGAGTGGACGCGCCGCCTCGCTGCCGGTAACGGCTTCGACTCCGACATCGATCACCTACTTCAGGTATCCGAGGTGCTGGACCGCATCTACGGGAGGGCGGCGTGAGGGTCTTGATGACCGCCGACGCTGTGGGCGGTGTGTGGACCTACGCGCTGGAGCTCGTCGACGCACTGGCAGCCAGCGACGTGGAGGTGCACCTTGCGGTCATGGGTCCTTCGCCCTCGGACGCGCAGCGCGCCGAGGCAGAGGCTTCATCCATCGCGGGTCTGCATGAGAATCCGGGCCCCCTGGAATGGATGCCGGATCCGTGGGATGAGCTTGCCGACTCGGGCGAGTGGCTGCTGCGGCTGGAGGAGCTCCTCCGGCCCGACCTGATCCACCTGAACTCGTACGTCCATGGCGCATTGCCTTGGCGCGCTCCGGTTGTCGTGGTGGGTCATTCCTGCGTCCTGTCATGGTGGGAGGCGGTCCGAGGAGAGCCAGCCCCGCCGGCCTGGAACCGCTATCGGGATGAGGTCGCTCGGGGTCTCGCCTCTGCGGACGCAGTGGTCGCGCCGTCCTCCTGGATGCTCGACGAGCTCGGCCGGCTTTATGCCGTGCGCGGCGGCAGGGTTGTCCTGAATGGATTGCGGCCGCGACCGGACGCGGCTTCTCGGAAGGAACCGGTGGTGCTGACCGCCGGGCGCTTGTGGGACGAGGCGAAGAACGTTGCCGCCGTTCTGAGCGTCGCTCCAGAGCTCTCCGGCCACGTAGAGATCGCAGGGACCGAGAGCGGTGCGGCTAGAGACAACGTTCGCTGCCTCGGCCGGTTGCCGCGGGCACGGCTTCTGGAACGGCTTCGTCGTGCCGCGGTGTTCGCGCTACCGGTCCGTTACGAGCCCTTCGGCCTCGGCCCCCTCGAGGCGGCTGCTGCGCGATGCGCTCTCGTGCTGGGAGACACCCCGAGCATGCGCGAGCTGTGGGGGGATGCGGCCCATCTCGTCCATCCGGATGACCACGCGGGCCTCCGGGACACGTGCAACGGCTTGCTGCTGTCGGACGATCGTCGGGCTCTGTGGGCCGAACGCGCTCGCCGCCGCGCCGCTGAGCTCACCGCAGAGCGGATGGCCGCTCGATACCTGTCGCTGTATCAGGTCCTCACGGTACGGGAGCATGCCGGCTCGCGGGAGGCGTCGTGAAGGTAGCGATCTTCTGTCACTCGCTCGTGTCGGGTTGGAACCACGGCAACGCCCACTTCCTGCGCGGCATCGTGACGGAGCTGCAGGATCGCGGGCACAGCGTCAGCGTCTTCGAACCCCGAGACAACTGGAGCCGGACGAATCTGGTGCGCGACAAAGGCGCGGGCGCGGTCGCTCGGTTCGAGGCGAAGTTCCCGGCACTGCGCAGCGAGGCATATGACCTGGACAACCTCGATCTCGCTGCGACCCTCGACGACGTCGACCTCGTGCTGGTGCACGAGTGGAACGAACCGGAGCTGGTGAGACGTGTCGGCGCGCATCGCGCCAGCCGCCCCGGACTCCGGGTGCTCTTCCACGACACCCATCACCGCGCGGTCACGGCGCCGGAGCAGATGCAGCGTTTCGACCTCAGTTACTACGACGGCGTGCTTGCGTTCGGCGAGGTGATCCGGCAGATCTACGCGGAACGAGGGTGGTCCGAGCGCACCTGGACGTGGCACGAGGCGGCCGATACCACGGTGTTCAAGCCGACCCCGGGTGTCGACCTCGAGCAGGATGTCGTGTGGATCGGCAACTGGGGGGACGACGAGCGCACCGAGGAGCTGTACGAGTTCCTCCTCGGGCCCCTTGGAGACCTCGGTCTGTCCGCCACGATCTACGGCGTCCGCTACCCGGCCGCGGCGCGAGCCGAGGTCGCCGCTGTGGGTGCGGAGTACCGCGGCTGGCTGCCGAACTACGAAGTACCTCGAGCGTTCGCGGCCAGCTCGCTGACGGTGCACGTGCCGCGCCGACCTTACGTGAGAGCGCTTCCTGGCATCCCGACGATCCGCGTCTTCGAAGCGCTGGCCTGTGGGATCCCGTTGATCTGCTCGCCGTGGGATGACGCCGAGCACCTCTTCAAGCCGGGCGAGGACTATCTGGTAGCGCACAACCGGCAGCAGATGACGCGCCACATGAAAGAGATCCTGAACGAGCCGGAGCTCGCGGCTTACCTCAGACGCAGTGGACTGGAGCGGATCGCCCAGCGACACACCTGCGCGCACCGCGTGGACGAGCTCCTGCGCGTGTGCACGGAGATCGGGGTTGCGTCGTGAGGATCTCGTTCTTCGGCTCCAGCCTCGTCTCCTCGTATTGGAACGGCGCGTGCACCTATTACCGCGGCATCATCCGGGCTCTGAACGAGCTCGGGCACGAGGTGACTTTCTACGAGCCGATCGCGTACGAGCGGCAGGAGCATCGAGACATCGACGATCCACCGTGGGCCACCGTCGTCATCTATCCCGCGGAAGCCCCAGCGGACGTGCTGTCGACGGTCGAGCGGGCGGCGGGCTCCGACGTGGTTGTGAAGACGAGTGGCGTCGGTGTCTTCGACGAGCTGCTCGAAGAGTCGGTGCTGACGCTGGGCTCGGCCTCCACGACGACGATCTTCTGGGATGTCGACGCTCCTGCAACGCTGGGCCGGATGGAGGCGGATCCATCAGATGGACTGCGGTCTCTGATCCCCGTCTACGACATCGTGTTCACCTACGGCGGCGGCGACCCGGTCGTGGCGCGCTATGAGGCCCTCGGCGCCAGGCGCTGCGTGCCGGTCTACAACGGACTGGATCCGACGACGCATCACCCGGTGGAGCCGGAGCCGCGGTTCGAGGCGGACCTCTCCTTCCTCGGCAATCGTCTTCCGGACCGGGAGGCGCGAGTCGACGAGTTCTTCTTCCGTGCGGCGAGCTTGCAACCAACCAAGACGTTCCTACTCGGCGGTAGCGGCTGGGACACGAAGTCCTTCAGCGACAACGTCGACTACATCGGCCACGTCTCGACCATCGATCACAACGCCTTCAATTGCAGTCCGGGTGCGGTGTTGAACGTGAGCCGTGACTCGATGGCAACGAATGGGTTCTCGCCTGCCACCCGCGTCTTCGAGGCGTGCGGCGCGGGGGCTTGTCTCATCACCGACTACTGGGAGGGCATAGACCACTTCCTGGAGCCCGACAGTGAGGTGCTGGTGGCGCACGACGGAGAGGAAGTCGCAGAGATCGTGAGCGCGCTAGATGTCGCTGCTGCGCGTCGCGTAGGCGAGGCGGCGAGGCGCCGCGTGCTTCGCGACCACACCTACGCAAGTCGCGCGGCCCAGGTGATGGAGATCCTCGAGGGGCGGTTGGCTCCGTCCGGAAGGTTGCACGGGTGACGGAGCCGTTGCGCATCGTCATCCTGGGGCTCTCCGTGACCTCGTCGTGGGGCAACGGCCACGCGACCAACTACCGAGGGCTGATGAAGGCGCTCTCGCAGCGGGGCCACTCGGTTCTCTTCCTCGAACGCGACGTGCCTTGGTACGCGTCGCAGCGAGACCTGCCGGAGCCTCCTTACGGCCGAACCGTCTTGTACGACTCTCTGGCACAGCTGTACGACGCTCACGACCAGGACGTTCGCGACGCCGACCTGGTCGTGGTCGGCTCGTACGTGCCGGAGGGCGTCGAGGTGGGGAAGTGGGTGACGTCGCAGGCGCGAGGTGTAACCGCCTTCTACGACATCGACACGCCCGTGACCTTGGCGAAGCTCGCCCGCGGGGATCAGGAATACCTGGCCCCCCAGCAGATCGCCTGCTACGACGTGTACCTGTCCTTCACGGGGGGCCCCACGTTGAACAGACTTGAGAGCGAGTACGGCGCGCGCCGAGCCCGGGCCTTCTACTGCATCGCTGATCCCGAAGCACTCTGGCCGGAGCCCGGCGGCACGCGTTGGGACCTCGGCTACCTGGGGACCTACAGCGACGATCGGCAGCCGGCGCTCGACGAGTTGCTGGTCCGCGCCGCGCGTCTCGATCCCGCGCTGAGTATGGTCGTGGCGGGCCCGCAGTACCCAGAAGACATCAACTGGCCCGTCAACGTGCAGCGGATCGACCACCTTGCCCCCGCGCACCACCGCGGCTTCTACAACTCGCAGCGTTTCACCCTCAACATCACGCGGCGCGACATGGTGAGCGCCGGGTACTCGCCGAGTGTGAGGCTCTTCGAGGCCGCTGCGTGCGGAGTGCCGGTGATCTCCGACGCCTGGCCGGGGCTGGAGGAGTTCTTCGTGCTCGGTGAAGAGATCCTCATCGCGGGCAGCGCGGAGGAGACGCTGCAACACGTCTGCTCCACCTCGGATGAGGAACGGCGCGAGATAGGGGAACGCGCGCGTCAGCGCGTCCTGAATGAGCACACCGCCGAGCATCGGGTGCGCGAGCTCGAGACGTACGTAGACGAGGTGCGACGGGGTCGGCCCCATCTGGGATCGCCTGCGCGGATGGCTACGTGACCCTGCAGTCGATGGGTGGGGGTGACGCCGCCTCTGCCGATATTGGCAAGAAGATCGTGGAGCTCGCTCCTTGGTTCCACAACCTGCATCTCCCCGATGGGAGCCAGACCGCGCCCGACCACCCGCTCGGAGACTTCCCTGCTTTCAAGTGGCGCCAGATAGCAGATGCGATTCCGGACGACCTGACCGGATGGTCGGTGTTGGACATCGGCTGCAACGCCGGCTTCTATTCGTTCCAGCTCGCCCGCCGCGGTGGGAGTGTTCTGGCGATAGATCACGACGAGCACTACCTGAGCCAGGCGAGATGGGCGGCGAGCGTGTTGGGTCTCGAGGAGCGCGTGCGGTTCGCGGGCATGGGCGTCTACGACCTCGCGCGTCTCGACCGGACCTTCGATCTCGTCCTGTTCATGGGCGTGCTTTATCACCTTCGACACCCGCTGCTGGCGCTCGACATCGTCGCGGAGAAAGTGGTCCGCACGCTTGTGTTCCAGACTCTGACGATGCCCGGAGACGAGGTCGTGACCGCTCCGGACGACGTGGCCTTCGAAGATCGACAGGAGCTGCTCCGGCCGGGCTGGCCCAAGATGGCGTTCGTGGAGAAGTCGCTCGCCGGCGATCCCACGAACTGGTGGGTCGCGAACCGCGCCTGCGTCGAAGCGATGCTGCGCTCTGCAGGGCTCGAGGTCGAGGCCGCTCCTGCTCACGAGGTCTACGTCTGCCGCCGCGCCTCAACAGATGGATCGCCCCACAAACAGGAGCTGGAGGCAGCAACCGGTCGGGCCGCCAACGAGGCCTGTGACGATCGCCGATAGGCCCGCGTCGTTGTAGCTATAGCCTCGGTCGATGGAGCAGGGGAGTCTCGTGGCGGTCACCGTGGTCGGGAAGGATCGACCCGGGATCGTCGCCGGTGTAACCGGTGTGCTGTTCGAGGCAGGCTGCAACCTCCTGGATGCGACATCGACCATCCTGCGCGGGCACTTCTCGATGATGCTGATCGTGTCGGCACCGGCCGAGACCGGTGCCGAAGAGCTGGAGGCGCGGCTTGCCATCGTCGCCGATCAGCTTGGGCTGATCGCGACGGTTCGCTCCGTCGAGCAGGCCGCGGGCCAGGTTTCTCGTTCGACCCACGTGGTCTCCGTCTACGGCGCGGATCAACCGGGGATCGTCTACAAGGTGGCCCGGCACCTGTCCGAAACCGGAGTCAACATCACCGCTCTCAGCTCACGCGTCATCGGGTCCGAGGAACGCCCGGTCTACGCGCTCCTGCTCGAGATCGCCGCCGCTGCCGACGTAGAGGAAGGCCTCCAGTCGTTGCGGGACGAGCTCGGGCTCGACCTGTCCGTGAATCCCATCAGCTCCGAGGTGCTCTAGGCGGGTGTCGATCCGCCCGGTGTTCCAACTGCCCGACCGCGTCTTGAAGACGACGGCAGCGGAGGTGGGGCCGTCGCTGGATCCCGATCTTGCTCAGGATCTCGTCGACACGATGAGGGCGTCTCCGGCTTGCGTAGGACTCGCCGCTCCCCAGATAGGTGTGGCCAGGCGCGCCTTCGCACTTGACGTCTCGGCGCACCCGAAGGCTTCTGTGAACCACGGGCTCGTCGTGATGTTCGACCCGGTGATCCTCGAGGCGACCGGCCGCGAGGTGGCTCGCGAGGGATGTATGAGCGTGCCCGACCTCACCGCGAACGTCGCCCGCGCCACCCACGTGGTGGTGCAGGGGACGACACCTGATGGCGATCTACGCGTGGTCGCTGCCCAGGGGTTCGAGGCACGGGCGTTCCAGCACGAGTTGGATCATCTGGATGGACTGCTGATACTCGATCGCGTCGCGTCTTTGCACCACGACGTGTTCCAGCGTAAGACCTACCGGTAGACCAGCGCCTTACTGGACGGTGACGGTCTTGCCCGCGCGCCTGCGCGAGCGAGTCACGCGATCGCGTCCTGCGCGCTTTGACTCATACAGGGCTTCATCCGCCGCGGCGATGAGCCTCTCGGGGTCGGGCGCGTGGGTTGGGAAGGTGGCGACGCCCGCGCTGGCGGTGATCGGCACGGGGTTGTCCGCCTCGCCGATGGCGCGCCGCAGGCGCTCGGCGACCACAAGTGATTCCTTCGAGGCGCAGGAAGGCAGCACGACCGCGAACTCCTCGCCGCCGTAGCGGGCAGGGACGTCGAAATCGCGGCAGCCCTGCGCGATCGTGGCAGCCACCTTCTTGAGCACTTCGTCGCCCATCTGGTGACCGTGGGTGTCGTTGATCGCCTTGAAGTGGTCGATGTCGAACATGACGAGCGTTACCTGCTCGCCACTGCGTCCGGCGCGACTCACCTCGCGCTCGAGGACGCTCTGGAAGGTCCTGCGGTTCGAGACCCCCGTGAGGGCGTCGGTGTCAGCCATCTTCTGGACCTGCTGGAGCAGCCACGCGTTGCGCAGCGCCAACGAAGCGTGAGCGGCGAACTGCGACACCATCGCGACCACGCGTCGTTCGATGCGCGCTCCGCCGTCCGTGGCATATTCCACCGCGAGCACCCCCAGCGGCTGACCTTCTGCGAACAGCGGCGTGATCACCACGTTGCGGGCGAAGGGGAGCAACGTCGCGAGTTGCGGATCGGCGTCCGGGTCGAGCTGCTTCACCAGGATCGTGTCGTGCGCATCCCACGCCCGTTGCATCGCCGAGTCGACCCCGGGTTTCGCCTCGGGGGAGTCGCCGGGCCCGCGGAACGCCATCAGCGAGGGATTCCCGCCGTTCGGCGCCGCCACGACCGCGCCCCTGTTGAACCCGAAGGCGTCACACACGTTGTTCAAGAGCGCATCGGCAACACCGCGTGGGTCGTCCTCGTCCTCCAGTCCGTGCGCCATCTCCGTCAGTGCCTCGAGGTCCACCTTCCGCCGTCGCAGCTCTCGTTCGTTGATCGAGGAGAAGGCGGCGGTGCCGAGCGCGAATACGAAGAAGCCCAGCACCGTGAGGATGGACTCGGTCCGCAGCGACCCCTGCTCTGCCGCGGGATCGATCGTCTGGATGATCTCGGCTGCCTGCGCATAGAACACCACGAAGAAGAGCAGCGAGTGCCACAGCGCGATCTTGAGGCCGGTCGTGTAAGCGGCCAGGAGCGTCACGGCGATCAAGTGAAGGTAGAGGAGGAACTGAAGCGGACTCTCGCTGCCACCGGTCAGGTACGTGACCCACGCGAGATAGATCCCGTCGATCAGGAGCATCCCCGCCACGACCGCAAGCCCGCGTCCGCGTCCGGTGCGTCGTAGGCCCTCGGCGGTAGCCGACAACAGCAGGTACCCGGCGGTGAAGAGAACGAGGTCAGAGAGCGATGCGCCGATCGCGTCGGCGGCGAAGAGACCTGCGGCAAGAACGACTACGGCAAAGGCAACGCGGAGCGCTTGGAGAAAGCCCATCCGCTCCGCAAGGGAGACCAGCTCACTCGATTGTGGGCGGGCTCCCGATGCCGCGGAGCTCTGGCTCACTGGAAGCTGAGGAGGTCTTGTTCCGAGTCGATCGGGGCAAGAGCCAGCTTGGCGTCCTTTCGGTCGATGCGTCCCTGAACCATCAGGAAGGCGCCCACCATAAGGGCAAGTCCAAGCGGGAAGGCCAACTTCTTCGTTGCTTCGACGGCAGCCTTGGTCAGCTGGGTGATGAAGCCCTCACGCTGCGGAGGAGCGATCGCAACGGGCGTCCGGTTCGCAGCGGCGAGACGGGACTTCTTCTCCAGGTCGAACAGCGCCGAGCGCTTCGCACGGGCGGCCGCATCCCGGCGACCGTCACCGGAGAGGCTGTCCCGGTAGGCGGCGCGGTGAGCTTTCTTTCCTCCGCCGGCCGTGTTCTGCAGGTTGCGCTCCTTCGTGCTGACCTTGCCGTCGCCGTCCAGGTCCTTCGGCTCGAGCGGGTTCTTGACGGTGAGGTCGGGGTTGATGACGCCGCCGCCGCCCGAAGCCGTTCCGCTGACGGTGTCCGTCGTGCTGGTTGCGGTCTCGCCCGTGCTCTTCGTCGTGTCGTCGACGGTCTTCTGCGTCTGGTCGATCGTGCTGCCGCCGGTGTCGGTAACGGTGTCGGTGGTGTCCTTGACGGCGCCGCCAGTGGTGTTGCCGATTCCATCCTGCACCGGCTTCGTGGTCCCGATCGTCTCCTGCACCGGGTCTTTCGTCGTGCCGACCGTCTCCTGCACCGGCTTCGTCGTGCTGTCCACTGTGTCGGTGACGGTTCCGATGGGGTCCGACGTCCCGGGGATGTCCGTGGACACCTGCGCCGACGCGACAGGCCCGAGCGCGTTGAGGGCGACGAAAGCCAGGACGACCAGGGTCGCTGCTGCTCGGGTCTTCCTCGTGCGCTCCGTCACGTTGGCTTCCTCCCCATTCGGGTAGTGGCTCTGACCTTTTGGGTATCGGCAGCAGGAGCGGGGAGCTTTACTAGAGCGGACTAGTCCTTTCGGACCATCTCTTCCCTCGACCGAGGGATTGGCCACCCTCACGCACACCGGTTCTTAACGTGCGCCGAGAGAGAAAGTTGCGGCGGTTTTCCGTTGACCCTCCGCGAACGACTGACTACTCTTTGTCTCCGTATCGGTCGAGTCCGAGGGGGCTCCTCATCTTTCAGGGGGTGTACTTGAGCAGGCGTTTGCTTGCGGCTTTTGCCGTAGTAGGTCTGGTTTCGTCGTCGATGGCGACGGCGACAGCAGGATCCGCCGGCGGTAACCGCGCGGATGGAGCCAAGGTGCGGGCCATGGAGGCCGTGACGGCCGCCGAGGCTCCGGACGATCAGCACGGGGGCCAGGTGGGGCATCTCCCCGGCAGGCAGAAGAACATGAGGCTCCTCGGCAAGCTCGACCTGGCCGACGGTATCCAGGGGAGCGTCACCGACGTCGACGCCCACAAGGGGTTCGCCTACCTCGGCACCGACTATGCGATGTGTCCCGAAGAAGGAGGCACGGGAACGGGCGTCCACGTCGTCGACATCCGTCGCCCGCGCAATCCCAGGAAGGTCGCCTTCATCCCAGCAGGGGCCCGCGTGGGCGAGGGCATCCACGTCCTCCACGTAGACACCCGCAGCTTCACGGGCGACCTGCTGCTGTTCTCGAACGAGTCTTGTTCCGACGACCGCCCCGGCGGCGGGATCTCGATCGTCGACGTCAGCGACCCACGCAACCCGAAGATGCTTGCCGACCAGGTCGGGGACACGGACGCGAATGACCCGGAGGACCCAACTCCGCTCGAGGAGCCGAACGACGTCCACAGCGTCATGGGCTGGGACGCCGGTAAGAGGGCGTACGCGATCCTGACGGACAACTTCGAGTTCCTGGACGTCGACATCATGGACATCAGCAACCCGCGCGCTCCGACGCTGATCGCCGAGACCGGCTACGACGAGTGGCCGGGGATCAGCCCGCAGCTCGCGCACGGAGACCTCGTCCTGCACCACGACATGTGGGTCAAGAAGATTGGCGGCGACTGGTTCGCGATGGTGTCCTACTGGGATGCGGGCTGGGTGCTGCTGAACCTGAACAACCCCGCGGAACCGGTGTTCGTGAAGGACTCCGACTACCAGACGCCGGACCCGCTCGCGCCCGCCTTCCAGCTCCCTGAGGGGAACGCGCACCAGGGAACGTGGAGCAGCAACAACAGGTTCTTCGTTGGTACCGACGAGGACTTCGCTCCGTTCCGTATCCAGAGGCTGTCGATCACCTCGGGTCCGAACGCAGGTGACTTCGACGCCGCGGCCGTGGGCGGCGGCGCCGCACCCAACACGCTTCCGGATCAGGTGATGAACGGGCCGACCGTCTACGGCGGGTACGGCTGTCCGCCGGAGACCTACGAGGGCTCGACGCCGGTGCCGCAGCGCTCGGACTTCAACCTCGACCTCCAGCGCGGCGAGGAGGCGATCCTGGTGCTGCAGCGAGGTCCGGTGGAGGACCCGAGCGAGCCGACGGATCCCTGCTTCCCAGGTGAGAAAGCGGCTGAAGCGATCGAGGCCGGGTGGGATGCGGTTCTGATCGTCCAGCGCCACCTCGGCGACCCCGAGCTCGACTCGGCGTTCTGCGGTTCGGGGGGCTACCCGGCCGACGCTCCGCCGATCGTCACCGCTTGCACCACGCACACCGCGTTCCACCACATCTTCAACTCGCCGCCGGCGTACGACCTGCCATACGACCCGGCGAAGGAGCCGGACATCGGCGACGTAGGCGAGCGGATCTCGACCACGGGTGACTTCGACGGGTGGGGCTACGCGCACCTGCTGAACGCGCGGACGCTCCAGGAGATCGACGTCTACGCGCCGCCCGAGGTCCACGACCCTCGGTTCGCGCTCCAGAACTTCGGCGACCTGACGGCGCACGAGGTAGAGACGGACCGTCGTCGCGGCGTGAACCTCGCCTACTTCTCCTGGTACTCGGCCGGTGCCCGAGTGACGAAGTTCGGCGCCAAGGGCTTCCGGGAGGTCGGGGTGTACATCGATCCCCACGGCAACAACTTCTGGGGCGTCGACACCGTGAAGCGTGGCAAGAAGCGCCCGATCCTGCTGTTCTCGGACCGTGACTTCGGGCTGTTCGTCCTGAAGTACACGGGGCCGCAGTAGCAACTCTGGGCTCGATCGGTTCACAAAGAAGGCCCCCGGGGACACCGGGGGCCTTCTCCTCTATATGGGGGCCTCCAGAGGCTTGACCGGACCCGCCGCGGACTGTGTAGAATGCCCAAGCTGCAACCGAGAAGAAAGGTCTGTTCTTGCGCAAGACTCTCCCAGGGGTAGGTGCCTAAGCCAGCTTCTTGCTGCCGCTTCGAGTTCCTTTCCCCGCCGTCCAGAAAGTTCGGACCGGCGGGAATTTTTTGCCCCGGGAACGCTGTTGTGAGTCTCTGCTGCGGGAACACACCGCACTTCTCAGAACCTTGGAAACTCCATAGCGAGCGCGAGCATCTATGCCAAGTTAATAAGGGCGTACGGTGGATGCCTAGGCGCTAGGAGCCGACGAAGGACGCGGTAGGCTGCGAAAATCCCCGGGAAGGAGCCAAACATCCATTGATCCGGGGGTGTCCGAATGGGGAAACCCACCAGTGGTCATGCACTGGTACCCAGGTCTGAACACATAGGGCCTGTGGAGGGAACCGGGTGAATTGAAACATCTAAGTAACCCGAGGAAGAGAAATCAAATTCGAGAGTCCCTT includes:
- a CDS encoding Gfo/Idh/MocA family oxidoreductase, which gives rise to MRSALEAGGRGTQVLGRPRLGFAGVGWIGRHRLEAVVSADLADIVVIADPSAESAQAARDAAPGAAVVDSFEEVLDHQDLDGIVLATPSALHASQSISCLERGLAVFCQKPLALTAPETKSVLEAAAAADRLLAVDLSYRWTDALQKMRSLIGAGEIGRVFAAELTFHNAYGPDKPWFLDPRLSGGGCAIDLGTHLIDAALWALEWPQVAAVSSRLLRRARRVTSGEEVEDYATAELELADDVRVRLACSWFLHAGRDAQIEISFYGEDGSVSLHNVGGSFYDFKAELWRGTTTSVISEPPDAWGGRAAVEWTRRLAAGNGFDSDIDHLLQVSEVLDRIYGRAA
- a CDS encoding glycosyltransferase family 4 protein, coding for MRVLMTADAVGGVWTYALELVDALAASDVEVHLAVMGPSPSDAQRAEAEASSIAGLHENPGPLEWMPDPWDELADSGEWLLRLEELLRPDLIHLNSYVHGALPWRAPVVVVGHSCVLSWWEAVRGEPAPPAWNRYRDEVARGLASADAVVAPSSWMLDELGRLYAVRGGRVVLNGLRPRPDAASRKEPVVLTAGRLWDEAKNVAAVLSVAPELSGHVEIAGTESGAARDNVRCLGRLPRARLLERLRRAAVFALPVRYEPFGLGPLEAAAARCALVLGDTPSMRELWGDAAHLVHPDDHAGLRDTCNGLLLSDDRRALWAERARRRAAELTAERMAARYLSLYQVLTVREHAGSREAS
- a CDS encoding glycosyltransferase; amino-acid sequence: MKVAIFCHSLVSGWNHGNAHFLRGIVTELQDRGHSVSVFEPRDNWSRTNLVRDKGAGAVARFEAKFPALRSEAYDLDNLDLAATLDDVDLVLVHEWNEPELVRRVGAHRASRPGLRVLFHDTHHRAVTAPEQMQRFDLSYYDGVLAFGEVIRQIYAERGWSERTWTWHEAADTTVFKPTPGVDLEQDVVWIGNWGDDERTEELYEFLLGPLGDLGLSATIYGVRYPAAARAEVAAVGAEYRGWLPNYEVPRAFAASSLTVHVPRRPYVRALPGIPTIRVFEALACGIPLICSPWDDAEHLFKPGEDYLVAHNRQQMTRHMKEILNEPELAAYLRRSGLERIAQRHTCAHRVDELLRVCTEIGVAS
- a CDS encoding glycosyltransferase yields the protein MRISFFGSSLVSSYWNGACTYYRGIIRALNELGHEVTFYEPIAYERQEHRDIDDPPWATVVIYPAEAPADVLSTVERAAGSDVVVKTSGVGVFDELLEESVLTLGSASTTTIFWDVDAPATLGRMEADPSDGLRSLIPVYDIVFTYGGGDPVVARYEALGARRCVPVYNGLDPTTHHPVEPEPRFEADLSFLGNRLPDREARVDEFFFRAASLQPTKTFLLGGSGWDTKSFSDNVDYIGHVSTIDHNAFNCSPGAVLNVSRDSMATNGFSPATRVFEACGAGACLITDYWEGIDHFLEPDSEVLVAHDGEEVAEIVSALDVAAARRVGEAARRRVLRDHTYASRAAQVMEILEGRLAPSGRLHG
- a CDS encoding glycosyltransferase; amino-acid sequence: MTEPLRIVILGLSVTSSWGNGHATNYRGLMKALSQRGHSVLFLERDVPWYASQRDLPEPPYGRTVLYDSLAQLYDAHDQDVRDADLVVVGSYVPEGVEVGKWVTSQARGVTAFYDIDTPVTLAKLARGDQEYLAPQQIACYDVYLSFTGGPTLNRLESEYGARRARAFYCIADPEALWPEPGGTRWDLGYLGTYSDDRQPALDELLVRAARLDPALSMVVAGPQYPEDINWPVNVQRIDHLAPAHHRGFYNSQRFTLNITRRDMVSAGYSPSVRLFEAAACGVPVISDAWPGLEEFFVLGEEILIAGSAEETLQHVCSTSDEERREIGERARQRVLNEHTAEHRVRELETYVDEVRRGRPHLGSPARMAT
- a CDS encoding TIGR04290 family methyltransferase; this encodes MGGGDAASADIGKKIVELAPWFHNLHLPDGSQTAPDHPLGDFPAFKWRQIADAIPDDLTGWSVLDIGCNAGFYSFQLARRGGSVLAIDHDEHYLSQARWAASVLGLEERVRFAGMGVYDLARLDRTFDLVLFMGVLYHLRHPLLALDIVAEKVVRTLVFQTLTMPGDEVVTAPDDVAFEDRQELLRPGWPKMAFVEKSLAGDPTNWWVANRACVEAMLRSAGLEVEAAPAHEVYVCRRASTDGSPHKQELEAATGRAANEACDDRR
- a CDS encoding ACT domain-containing protein, whose protein sequence is MEQGSLVAVTVVGKDRPGIVAGVTGVLFEAGCNLLDATSTILRGHFSMMLIVSAPAETGAEELEARLAIVADQLGLIATVRSVEQAAGQVSRSTHVVSVYGADQPGIVYKVARHLSETGVNITALSSRVIGSEERPVYALLLEIAAAADVEEGLQSLRDELGLDLSVNPISSEVL
- a CDS encoding peptide deformylase, producing the protein MSIRPVFQLPDRVLKTTAAEVGPSLDPDLAQDLVDTMRASPACVGLAAPQIGVARRAFALDVSAHPKASVNHGLVVMFDPVILEATGREVAREGCMSVPDLTANVARATHVVVQGTTPDGDLRVVAAQGFEARAFQHELDHLDGLLILDRVASLHHDVFQRKTYR
- a CDS encoding sensor domain-containing diguanylate cyclase, translating into MGFLQALRVAFAVVVLAAGLFAADAIGASLSDLVLFTAGYLLLSATAEGLRRTGRGRGLAVVAGMLLIDGIYLAWVTYLTGGSESPLQFLLYLHLIAVTLLAAYTTGLKIALWHSLLFFVVFYAQAAEIIQTIDPAAEQGSLRTESILTVLGFFVFALGTAAFSSINERELRRRKVDLEALTEMAHGLEDEDDPRGVADALLNNVCDAFGFNRGAVVAAPNGGNPSLMAFRGPGDSPEAKPGVDSAMQRAWDAHDTILVKQLDPDADPQLATLLPFARNVVITPLFAEGQPLGVLAVEYATDGGARIERRVVAMVSQFAAHASLALRNAWLLQQVQKMADTDALTGVSNRRTFQSVLEREVSRAGRSGEQVTLVMFDIDHFKAINDTHGHQMGDEVLKKVAATIAQGCRDFDVPARYGGEEFAVVLPSCASKESLVVAERLRRAIGEADNPVPITASAGVATFPTHAPDPERLIAAADEALYESKRAGRDRVTRSRRRAGKTVTVQ